One window from the genome of Pseudomonadota bacterium encodes:
- a CDS encoding aldo/keto reductase, with product MGDIFGKISRRYFLGGAVSLAALAGLPPLAYGQMEGWNLQLPDLSSGPIKRKIPATGEEINAIGMGTWVTFNIGDDPLLLEHCRLVMRAFFAAGGGMIDSSPMYGTSEAVIGRILQQLEKTEPLFAATKVWTDMPSYKIWQGAKKRGILQMEESRKLWGIPKFDLMQVHNLADWETQLETLFADKEAGKIRYVGVTTSHGLRHEAIAHVMKTQPIDFVQFTYNIVDRAAEKLLLPLAAERGIAVIANMPFRHKQLFDLYGQQPLPEWAGEIDCYNWAQFFLKFIINHPHVTCAIPATRKVGHMLENVQAMYGRQPDQEMRARMAAYVANL from the coding sequence ATGGGTGATATTTTCGGAAAAATCAGCCGCCGGTATTTTTTGGGCGGTGCGGTATCGCTGGCGGCGCTGGCGGGACTGCCGCCCCTTGCATATGGACAAATGGAGGGGTGGAATCTGCAGCTTCCCGATTTATCCAGCGGTCCCATTAAACGCAAAATTCCCGCGACGGGTGAAGAGATCAACGCCATCGGCATGGGAACATGGGTGACGTTTAATATCGGCGATGACCCGTTGCTGCTGGAGCATTGCCGGCTGGTAATGCGGGCTTTTTTCGCAGCGGGCGGCGGTATGATCGATTCTTCGCCAATGTATGGGACATCCGAAGCGGTCATTGGCCGGATATTGCAGCAGCTTGAAAAAACGGAGCCGTTATTTGCAGCGACAAAAGTCTGGACGGATATGCCGAGTTATAAAATCTGGCAGGGTGCAAAAAAACGCGGCATTTTGCAGATGGAGGAATCACGGAAACTGTGGGGCATTCCCAAATTCGACCTGATGCAGGTACATAACCTTGCCGATTGGGAAACGCAGCTGGAGACATTATTCGCCGATAAGGAGGCGGGTAAAATCCGCTATGTCGGCGTAACAACGTCGCATGGTTTGCGCCATGAGGCCATTGCGCATGTGATGAAAACACAGCCGATTGATTTTGTGCAATTCACTTATAATATCGTCGACCGCGCGGCGGAAAAGCTGTTGCTGCCGCTGGCGGCGGAACGCGGCATTGCCGTGATTGCCAATATGCCTTTCCGCCATAAACAATTATTTGACCTTTACGGGCAACAACCGCTGCCGGAATGGGCCGGGGAAATTGATTGCTATAACTGGGCGCAGTTCTTCCTGAAATTCATTATTAACCACCCGCATGTCACCTGCGCGATTCCGGCGACACGGAAAGTCGGACATATGCTGGAAAATGTACAGGCCATGTATGGCCGTCAGCCGGACCAGGAAATGCGGGCGCGGATGGCCGCCTATGTTGCCAATCTTTGA
- a CDS encoding cysteine synthase family protein encodes MTVVSFANMETEDTAMTAPSPFSDRNKIFDTVLDAIGSTPMVRINRLFSEFPGAEVLAKLEYMNPGGSMKDRIGMKMIELAEKEGRIKPGDTLVEPTSGNTGIGLAQAAAVKGYKLIITMPMKMSEEKRRLLKAYGAELILTPTEYAFDHPEGYIEIAKKLARENDHIHLLNQYINTGNPTAHYEGTGPEIWEQTDGKLDYFISGMGTGGTISGVSHFLKEKNPQIQIIGVDPDGSIYTGKADKPYHVEGIGYDFYPDVFDTGSVDKMYRISDKESFAEVRRLAKEEGILAGGSTGTVLAGLRRLLTELDQEGKADNIRIVMMVHDNGRSYLSKIYNDDWMAEHGFLNEGE; translated from the coding sequence ATGACAGTTGTAAGCTTTGCCAACATGGAAACGGAAGACACCGCAATGACTGCCCCTTCCCCCTTTTCCGACAGAAACAAGATTTTCGATACCGTATTGGATGCCATCGGCTCGACACCGATGGTGCGCATCAACCGGCTGTTTTCGGAATTTCCCGGCGCGGAAGTTCTGGCAAAGCTGGAATATATGAATCCGGGCGGGTCAATGAAAGACCGCATCGGCATGAAAATGATCGAACTTGCGGAAAAAGAAGGCCGCATCAAACCGGGTGACACATTGGTGGAACCGACCAGCGGCAATACCGGCATCGGCCTTGCACAGGCGGCTGCGGTGAAAGGCTATAAGCTGATTATCACCATGCCGATGAAAATGAGCGAGGAAAAACGCCGTCTGTTGAAAGCCTATGGTGCGGAGCTGATTTTGACCCCGACCGAATATGCTTTCGATCATCCGGAAGGCTATATTGAAATCGCCAAAAAACTGGCGCGTGAAAACGACCATATCCATCTTCTGAACCAATATATCAATACCGGCAATCCGACCGCCCATTACGAAGGCACAGGGCCGGAAATCTGGGAACAGACGGATGGCAAGCTGGATTATTTCATCAGCGGTATGGGTACCGGCGGCACAATTTCCGGCGTCTCGCATTTCCTGAAAGAAAAAAATCCGCAAATTCAAATTATCGGCGTCGATCCCGACGGCTCGATTTATACCGGCAAAGCCGACAAACCCTATCATGTCGAAGGGATCGGTTATGATTTTTACCCCGATGTTTTCGATACCGGCAGCGTTGATAAAATGTACCGTATCAGCGACAAGGAAAGCTTTGCCGAAGTCCGCCGTCTGGCGAAAGAGGAAGGCATCCTTGCCGGCGGTTCGACCGGAACGGTTCTGGCCGGACTGCGCCGTCTGTTGACGGAGCTGGATCAGGAAGGAAAAGCCGATAATATCCGCATCGTCATGATGGTGCATGATAACGGCCGCAGCTATCTCAGCAAAATCTATAATGATGACTGGATGGCCGAGCACGGCTTTCTGAATGAGGGAGAATAA
- a CDS encoding ArsC family reductase, with protein MKIYGIKNCDTMKKAITFLDEAGVMYDFHDYKKLGIDEEVLAKAIDAHGWENVINRRGTTWKKLPESVRSTMDAEQAVHIARDNPSVIKRPVLTAGGEILLGFDAEEYHRILGRKHG; from the coding sequence GTGAAAATCTACGGTATCAAGAATTGCGACACCATGAAAAAAGCCATTACTTTTCTGGATGAGGCCGGTGTGATGTATGATTTCCATGATTATAAAAAACTGGGGATTGATGAAGAGGTGCTGGCAAAAGCGATTGACGCGCATGGCTGGGAAAATGTCATCAACCGCCGCGGCACGACATGGAAAAAACTTCCTGAATCCGTCCGTAGCACAATGGATGCGGAACAGGCCGTGCATATTGCGCGTGATAACCCCTCCGTGATTAAACGCCCTGTTCTGACGGCGGGCGGCGAGATTCTTTTGGGCTTTGACGCGGAAGAGTATCACCGCATTCTAGGCCGGAAACATGGGTGA
- a CDS encoding cystathionine gamma-synthase, translated as MAKLRTKAIHSGQHPDPVTGAVITPLYQTTTFAQEAPGVHKGYEYSRSGNPTRTVLETVLADMEGGAHGFCFASGSAALATLMMALLRPGDHVIVGDDVYGGTYRFLTKVLKNFGVTMDFVDLSGSADIAPFIKDSTKMVFLETPTNPLLKLTDLESVIKTAKQHKLTAVVDNTFATPYLQQPLALGADIVMHSTTKYIGGHSDVVGGALILKDDTYREQIAFNQNSIGATPDPFACWLTLRGVKTLGVRMEAHCKNALEIAEFLEAHPQVEDVIYPGLPSHPQHDLAKKQMQGYGGMISLRVKGGTAEANVFLTGLQYFTLAESLGGIESLSEIPAIMTHASIEPEIRAQLGITDNLVRLSVGIEDVADLKADLDQALTNTSSTKKTAAA; from the coding sequence ATGGCAAAACTAAGAACCAAAGCCATTCATTCCGGGCAGCATCCCGACCCCGTCACCGGTGCCGTTATCACGCCGCTGTACCAGACCACGACTTTCGCGCAGGAAGCGCCGGGCGTCCATAAAGGATACGAATATTCCCGCAGCGGTAATCCGACCCGTACGGTACTGGAAACCGTTCTGGCCGATATGGAAGGCGGCGCGCACGGCTTTTGCTTTGCCAGCGGTTCGGCGGCACTCGCAACTCTGATGATGGCGCTGCTGCGCCCGGGCGATCATGTGATTGTCGGCGATGACGTCTATGGCGGCACCTATCGTTTTCTGACGAAAGTGCTGAAAAATTTCGGTGTCACGATGGATTTTGTTGACCTGTCGGGCAGTGCCGATATTGCGCCTTTTATCAAAGACAGTACAAAAATGGTCTTTCTGGAAACGCCGACCAATCCGCTCTTGAAGCTGACGGATCTGGAATCTGTGATCAAAACGGCAAAACAGCATAAACTGACGGCCGTGGTTGATAACACTTTTGCCACGCCGTATTTGCAGCAGCCGCTTGCGCTGGGCGCCGATATTGTGATGCACAGCACAACGAAATATATCGGCGGGCACAGTGATGTTGTCGGCGGTGCGTTGATTTTGAAAGATGATACTTATCGCGAGCAGATCGCCTTCAACCAGAACTCCATCGGCGCAACCCCCGACCCCTTCGCCTGCTGGCTGACGCTGCGCGGCGTCAAAACGCTGGGTGTCCGTATGGAGGCACATTGCAAGAATGCGCTGGAAATCGCTGAATTTCTGGAAGCGCATCCGCAAGTGGAGGATGTCATCTATCCGGGTCTGCCGTCACATCCGCAGCATGATCTTGCCAAAAAACAAATGCAGGGCTATGGCGGTATGATTTCGCTGCGCGTCAAAGGCGGCACGGCGGAGGCCAATGTCTTCCTGACCGGGCTGCAATATTTTACGCTGGCGGAAAGTCTTGGCGGCATTGAGTCCCTCTCCGAAATTCCGGCGATTATGACCCATGCCTCCATCGAACCGGAGATCCGCGCGCAGCTCGGCATCACCGATAATCTTGTCCGGCTCTCGGTCGGTATCGAGGATGTCGCGGATTTGAAGGCCGATCTGGACCAGGCACTCACAAATACGTCATCAACAAAGAAAACCGCCGCAGCCTAA